The following coding sequences are from one Halomonas sp. HAL1 window:
- a CDS encoding GAF domain-containing protein — protein sequence MQNSVDYPLLNRQLEALLDTRDWLTNSAQTCAFIQQQLSDLNWVGFYLQRQPDVLGLGPFQGQPACHPIPFSKGVCGAAARQQITQRIDDVHAVADHIACDANSRSELVVPIVANGTLWGVLDLDSPLHARFTSQDQAGIEALVATFIRQTELPDLIER from the coding sequence CCACTCCTCAATCGCCAGCTCGAAGCGCTGCTTGACACGCGTGACTGGCTCACCAACAGCGCCCAAACGTGTGCTTTTATTCAGCAGCAGCTCAGCGACCTTAACTGGGTCGGCTTTTATCTCCAGCGCCAGCCTGACGTCTTGGGCCTGGGCCCGTTCCAAGGGCAGCCTGCCTGCCACCCGATCCCATTCAGCAAAGGCGTATGCGGTGCCGCTGCACGCCAGCAAATCACCCAGCGAATCGACGATGTGCATGCGGTGGCTGACCATATTGCCTGCGACGCCAACTCACGCTCCGAGCTGGTAGTACCCATTGTGGCCAACGGCACTCTTTGGGGGGTTCTTGATCTGGACAGCCCTCTTCATGCGCGCTTTACCTCACAAGACCAAGCAGGCATTGAAGCCCTAGTCGCCACCTTTATACGTCAGACAGAGCTTCCCGACTTAATTGAACGCTAA
- a CDS encoding endonuclease/exonuclease/phosphatase family protein, whose translation MLGILLGSIAIVLLIATLIARIELHWWWIRSFEFPRLQIACLAIITWLSAVVLLEGGAWQWVTLLASGLTFLIQGYYIMPFTRLWPIQVKTAKSNDDDKTITLLIANVLTPNRQAQPLIDMIKQHQPDIVLTLESDQWWQDQLDPALAEQWPNSVKIPLDNLYGMHLYSHLELTDTSVEWLIQDDIPSIHTRVTLANGDSIRLFALHPRPPAPSESEKSLWRDAELLLVGKRIHEDPQPTLVAGDLNDVAWSRTTRLFCRVGGMLDPRRGRGLFSTFHAKYPILRWPLDHIFVTEHFTLVGMQRLKYFGSDHFPMLATFCYRPSRKNEAETPEASTEERSEASETIQEGKIEKQET comes from the coding sequence ATGCTGGGTATTTTGCTAGGAAGCATAGCCATCGTGTTATTAATAGCGACACTGATTGCACGCATAGAATTACACTGGTGGTGGATCCGCAGCTTTGAATTTCCACGCTTGCAGATTGCTTGTCTGGCGATAATCACTTGGCTTTCAGCTGTTGTCCTGCTGGAAGGGGGAGCATGGCAGTGGGTAACACTACTTGCGTCAGGCCTCACTTTTCTGATTCAAGGCTACTACATTATGCCTTTTACTCGCCTATGGCCTATACAGGTTAAAACAGCGAAGAGTAACGACGACGATAAAACCATTACCCTGCTGATTGCTAACGTGCTGACACCTAACCGGCAAGCTCAACCGTTAATCGATATGATCAAACAGCACCAGCCTGACATCGTATTAACGCTAGAGTCTGACCAGTGGTGGCAAGACCAATTGGATCCCGCGTTAGCTGAGCAATGGCCCAATAGCGTTAAAATCCCGCTAGACAACCTTTACGGCATGCACCTCTATTCTCATCTTGAGCTTACCGACACCTCCGTTGAATGGTTGATTCAAGATGACATACCGTCTATTCATACCAGAGTAACACTAGCTAACGGCGACTCTATTCGCCTATTTGCCCTACACCCTCGCCCGCCAGCACCCAGCGAGAGTGAAAAATCCCTTTGGCGCGATGCAGAGCTGTTGTTGGTAGGCAAACGTATTCATGAAGACCCCCAACCGACGCTAGTCGCTGGCGACCTCAACGACGTGGCATGGTCACGCACAACACGCCTGTTTTGTCGTGTTGGCGGCATGCTCGACCCACGCCGAGGACGCGGGTTGTTCAGCACCTTCCACGCCAAATACCCGATATTGCGCTGGCCTCTGGACCATATTTTTGTGACCGAACACTTCACGCTGGTGGGTATGCAGCGGCTGAAATATTTCGGTTCTGATCATTTTCCTATGTTGGCAACGTTTTGCTATCGCCCTTCGCGCAAAAATGAAGCAGAAACCCCAGAGGCCAGTACGGAAGAGCGAAGTGAGGCCAGCGAAACAATCCAAGAAGGTAAAATTGAAAAACAAGAGACCTGA
- a CDS encoding lyase family protein, producing the protein MATRMERDSMGELEVPFDALYGAQTQRAINNFPVSHTPMPTAFIHAVTRIKLAAARANQILGGLDSARGEAIQKAARDVLTGKHDQHFPIDVFQTGSGTSTNMNVNEVLATLASREGVEVTPNDHVNMGQSSNDVIPTAIHLSSAIAVHESLRPALVHLRDTIDQRASELSHVVKTGRTHLMDAMPLRMDQELGAWSSQINQAIERFDSAMKRLCRLAQGGTAVGTGVNAPAGFAEQVAQELSEQTGLMFTPNDSFFASLSSQDAAVELSGQLKGLACVIMKIANDLRWMNSGPLAGLGEIELEALQPGSSIMPGKVNPVIPESAAQAAAQVIGLDTAITVAGQSGNFQLNVMLPLVASNLLTSISLMSNTARLLADRAIATFKVREENVKGPLAKNPILVTALNGVIGYNAAAAIAKEAYQAGRAIIDVAEERTDLDRETLERLLDPTVLTQGGVPE; encoded by the coding sequence ATGGCAACACGGATGGAACGCGACAGCATGGGCGAACTGGAAGTGCCTTTCGATGCCCTCTACGGCGCGCAGACACAGCGGGCAATCAATAACTTTCCTGTTTCCCATACGCCTATGCCGACCGCTTTTATTCATGCGGTCACCCGCATCAAACTAGCCGCAGCACGCGCAAACCAAATCCTGGGAGGGTTAGATAGCGCACGTGGCGAAGCTATCCAAAAAGCGGCTCGTGACGTATTAACCGGCAAGCATGACCAGCATTTCCCCATCGATGTTTTTCAAACCGGTTCAGGCACTTCCACCAATATGAACGTCAACGAGGTGTTGGCGACCTTGGCGAGCCGTGAGGGCGTTGAGGTAACCCCGAACGATCACGTTAATATGGGGCAGTCGAGTAATGATGTAATCCCAACGGCGATCCATCTTTCGTCGGCCATTGCCGTTCACGAATCGCTGCGTCCAGCCCTTGTTCATCTGCGCGATACTATTGATCAGCGCGCGAGCGAACTAAGCCATGTGGTAAAAACCGGCCGTACGCATCTTATGGACGCTATGCCGCTGCGCATGGATCAAGAGCTAGGCGCCTGGTCGAGCCAGATTAATCAGGCCATAGAGCGTTTTGACAGCGCAATGAAGAGGCTCTGCAGATTAGCGCAAGGCGGGACCGCTGTAGGTACCGGTGTTAACGCGCCAGCCGGTTTTGCTGAGCAGGTTGCTCAAGAGCTTAGTGAACAGACCGGGTTAATGTTCACACCCAATGACAGCTTTTTTGCCAGCCTTTCGTCACAAGATGCAGCGGTAGAGCTGTCGGGGCAACTGAAAGGGCTCGCCTGTGTAATCATGAAAATTGCCAATGATTTGCGCTGGATGAACTCTGGCCCACTGGCAGGGCTGGGGGAAATTGAACTTGAGGCACTGCAGCCCGGTAGCTCCATTATGCCAGGCAAAGTTAACCCGGTGATTCCAGAATCAGCCGCTCAAGCTGCCGCGCAAGTGATTGGCCTGGATACGGCCATTACGGTTGCCGGGCAAAGCGGTAATTTTCAGTTGAACGTGATGTTGCCGCTGGTCGCTTCCAATCTGCTTACCTCCATTAGCCTGATGAGTAATACTGCCCGGCTGCTAGCGGATAGAGCAATTGCGACCTTTAAAGTGCGTGAAGAGAATGTAAAAGGCCCGCTAGCAAAAAATCCTATTTTGGTAACGGCATTAAATGGCGTGATTGGTTATAACGCTGCCGCGGCGATTGCTAAAGAAGCTTATCAAGCCGGGCGGGCGATTATTGATGTCGCCGAGGAGAGGACCGACCTGGATCGCGAAACGTTAGAGCGGTTGCTAGACCCAACCGTGCTTACCCAGGGAGGCGTCCCCGAGTAA
- a CDS encoding phasin family protein, with product MRTLNTNEMTQQFDNMFMAPVRAYMALSIDYSEKMVNAQMDASKAYFDTGVAQMRQMMDVKDAEGLRSYMEGQQKVAKDLAERAKGDADKVVSLQQDFIQKSQKITEDNVKQAQTAASKMTKTA from the coding sequence ATGCGTACTTTAAACACTAACGAAATGACTCAGCAATTTGACAACATGTTTATGGCGCCAGTACGCGCTTATATGGCATTGAGCATCGATTACAGCGAAAAAATGGTCAATGCTCAAATGGATGCCAGCAAAGCCTATTTCGACACAGGCGTTGCGCAGATGCGCCAGATGATGGATGTCAAAGATGCAGAAGGTCTGCGTAGTTACATGGAAGGCCAGCAGAAAGTTGCTAAAGACTTAGCCGAGCGCGCTAAAGGCGACGCAGATAAAGTTGTATCGCTACAGCAGGACTTTATCCAGAAAAGCCAAAAAATTACTGAAGATAACGTCAAGCAGGCGCAAACTGCCGCTAGCAAAATGACGAAAACTGCCTAA
- the hda gene encoding DnaA regulatory inactivator Hda: MSRIPAQLPLGIGLRDDATFDNYYASRANAPLVEHITQQLTPTGEQFLYLWGAPGVGRSHLLQAACHAASDADKRTLYLPLSDLGHFPPLMLEDIERLDLVAIDDLECVIGRKRWEEALFHAFNRLRDAGKKLVITASASPRQLNVVLPDLASRLTWGVTFHVRPLENDEERLAALKLRASVRGMQLPDDVGRYILHRGPRELGELCRAVETLDKASLSAKRKLTIPFVKSALSW; the protein is encoded by the coding sequence ATGAGCCGAATACCGGCACAGCTTCCACTGGGGATTGGGCTGCGGGATGACGCTACTTTCGATAACTATTATGCGTCGCGGGCAAACGCGCCGCTGGTTGAGCATATTACCCAGCAGTTAACCCCCACGGGGGAACAGTTTCTTTATCTCTGGGGCGCACCTGGTGTTGGCCGTAGTCATTTGCTTCAAGCCGCTTGCCACGCTGCATCGGACGCTGACAAGCGCACGCTTTATTTGCCACTGAGTGATTTAGGCCACTTTCCGCCATTAATGTTGGAAGATATTGAGCGCTTGGATCTTGTCGCTATTGATGACCTGGAGTGTGTGATTGGTCGCAAACGTTGGGAAGAAGCGTTATTTCACGCCTTTAATCGGCTGCGTGATGCAGGTAAAAAACTGGTGATTACGGCAAGCGCCTCCCCACGCCAGTTAAATGTGGTACTGCCCGATTTGGCCTCGCGTTTGACTTGGGGGGTAACCTTCCACGTGCGCCCTTTAGAAAACGATGAAGAGCGTTTGGCAGCTTTAAAGCTGCGCGCCAGCGTGAGAGGAATGCAGCTACCCGATGACGTCGGGCGCTATATTTTGCATCGTGGCCCGCGCGAGTTAGGCGAGCTTTGCCGTGCGGTGGAAACACTGGATAAAGCGTCTTTATCGGCCAAGCGTAAACTAACCATTCCGTTTGTGAAATCTGCGCTTAGTTGGTGA
- a CDS encoding AI-2E family transporter, protein MRNSWWGVLFLVVIGGLIYLLDAVLMPFIAGMILAYLADPLANQFQRWGMNRPLAVSSVFLVLLLILVVSLLILIPLIVQQLKQLGEAIPSIFNWVENILAPQVQEWTGYDVTAELTNVRETLAENWQDAGGYLAQALGQIGRSGMAFVSWITYVALIPVVTFYLLLDWNRLLDNVANLIPRQWADDTFRLARRCDEVLSSFLRGQLLVMLCLGIIYSVGLTLMGLNFGLLIGFVSGLVSIVPFLGFIVGLVIALVVALFQYATWWAVVGVILVFSVGQMAESVILQPKLLGDKIGLHPVAVIFAVLAGGNLFGLTGVLLALPVAAVILVLLKEVKVRYQHSELYDDKNIDNQSTIIESSSSYHDELGRDKQGRKDFGESS, encoded by the coding sequence ATGCGGAATTCTTGGTGGGGTGTCCTGTTTTTAGTGGTGATCGGCGGTTTGATTTATTTGTTAGATGCAGTACTGATGCCTTTTATTGCTGGGATGATTCTCGCTTATCTAGCCGATCCGTTAGCAAACCAGTTCCAGCGTTGGGGGATGAACCGCCCATTAGCGGTAAGTAGTGTGTTTTTGGTGTTACTCCTTATTCTTGTGGTGAGTTTGCTCATATTGATTCCGCTGATTGTCCAGCAGCTTAAACAATTGGGAGAAGCCATCCCGAGCATCTTCAACTGGGTGGAAAATATCCTTGCCCCACAGGTGCAGGAGTGGACTGGCTACGATGTGACGGCGGAATTAACCAATGTCCGCGAAACCCTCGCTGAAAACTGGCAGGATGCCGGTGGCTATTTAGCCCAGGCCTTAGGCCAAATTGGCCGTTCAGGGATGGCATTCGTTTCTTGGATTACCTATGTGGCCTTGATACCCGTCGTTACTTTCTATTTGCTTTTGGATTGGAACCGTCTGCTCGATAATGTTGCCAATTTGATTCCGCGTCAGTGGGCAGATGATACCTTTCGCTTAGCGCGCCGCTGCGATGAAGTGCTTTCCTCATTTTTGCGCGGGCAGTTGCTCGTTATGCTGTGTTTAGGAATTATTTATTCGGTAGGTTTGACGCTGATGGGCCTAAATTTTGGCCTACTAATCGGCTTTGTATCAGGACTAGTCAGCATCGTACCGTTTTTGGGCTTTATCGTTGGGTTAGTAATCGCTCTTGTTGTCGCGCTTTTCCAGTACGCTACTTGGTGGGCCGTGGTCGGCGTCATTTTGGTGTTCAGTGTCGGCCAAATGGCTGAGAGTGTGATCCTACAGCCTAAGTTACTAGGTGATAAAATCGGTCTGCATCCGGTCGCCGTCATATTTGCCGTGCTGGCGGGGGGGAATCTATTTGGTCTGACAGGGGTGCTGTTAGCACTGCCCGTCGCGGCGGTCATCCTAGTGCTACTTAAAGAAGTTAAGGTTCGTTACCAACATAGTGAGTTGTACGACGATAAAAACATCGACAACCAGTCAACGATAATTGAATCCAGTTCTTCATATCATGATGAGTTGGGTCGCGATAAGCAGGGTCGTAAAGATTTTGGGGAATCATCATGA
- the purM gene encoding phosphoribosylformylglycinamidine cyclo-ligase, producing the protein MTETSSSSATPSLSYKDAGVDIDAGNALVDRIKHVAKRTTRPEVMGGLGGFGALCEIPAGYRQPVLVSGTDGVGTKLRLAMDLGKHDTIGIDLVAMCVNDLIVAGAEPLLFLDYYATGKLDVDIAADVVTGIGAGCELAGCALVGGETAEMPGMYEGSDYDLAGFCVGVVEKADILDGSKVAEGDVILGLASSGPHSNGYSLIRKILDISNASLTTDIDGKSLGDALMAPTRIYVKSLLSLMRGSDIPVHALSHITGGGLLENIPRVLPDALAAHIDINSWQRPAVFDWLQAQGNVNETEMHRVLNCGIGMVVVVPQQQAERATAHLEAEGETVYRLGQITKRQGEAVILENLSA; encoded by the coding sequence ATGACCGAGACCTCCTCTTCTTCGGCTACTCCTTCCCTCAGCTATAAGGACGCAGGCGTCGATATTGATGCCGGTAATGCCCTGGTTGACCGCATCAAACACGTTGCCAAACGCACCACACGCCCAGAAGTCATGGGCGGGCTGGGTGGTTTTGGCGCGCTATGTGAAATTCCGGCGGGCTATCGGCAACCCGTGCTTGTCTCGGGTACCGATGGCGTCGGCACCAAACTGCGCCTCGCGATGGATCTTGGCAAACACGACACGATTGGGATTGATTTAGTCGCGATGTGTGTCAACGATTTGATCGTGGCTGGCGCCGAGCCGCTACTATTTCTTGACTACTATGCCACGGGTAAGCTCGATGTGGATATTGCTGCTGACGTTGTCACCGGCATTGGTGCTGGCTGCGAGCTGGCCGGCTGTGCACTGGTCGGCGGTGAAACTGCCGAAATGCCAGGCATGTACGAAGGCAGCGATTACGATTTAGCTGGTTTTTGTGTCGGCGTAGTTGAGAAAGCAGACATTCTGGATGGCAGCAAAGTGGCCGAAGGTGATGTCATCCTGGGGCTTGCATCCTCAGGACCACACTCCAACGGTTACTCGCTGATTCGCAAAATACTCGATATCAGTAACGCTTCGTTGACCACCGACATCGACGGCAAGTCTTTGGGTGATGCATTGATGGCGCCCACCCGCATTTATGTGAAATCACTGCTCTCGTTAATGCGCGGTAGTGACATTCCTGTGCACGCACTGTCACACATTACCGGTGGCGGTCTGCTTGAAAATATTCCCCGCGTTCTACCGGATGCTCTCGCTGCTCATATTGATATTAATAGCTGGCAGCGCCCTGCCGTATTTGACTGGCTGCAGGCACAGGGCAACGTCAACGAAACCGAAATGCACCGTGTGCTTAATTGCGGTATCGGCATGGTCGTTGTGGTGCCACAACAGCAAGCAGAGCGTGCAACGGCACATCTAGAAGCTGAAGGCGAAACTGTTTACCGCCTAGGTCAGATCACCAAACGTCAAGGGGAAGCCGTTATTCTGGAGAACCTCTCGGCATGA
- the purN gene encoding phosphoribosylglycinamide formyltransferase: protein MTNTDYQSDTIKDVTPDPLGARRIVVLVSGNGSNLQALIDAQSHDRLGGGEIVAVISNVADAYGLKRAHEAGIEAVALPHREYDSREAYDGALIKVIERHEPDLIVLAGFMRILTPRFVQRFLGRMLNIHPSLLPEYQGLNTHARALAAGVTSHGCSVHFVTEELDGGPVVLQAELQVSSDDTVETLQEKVRSREHLLYPIAVQWFLEGRLQFSAEGAKMDGHLLPEHGMRLSHADAAEELDEELDDEQQD from the coding sequence ATGACCAATACGGACTATCAAAGCGACACTATCAAAGACGTGACGCCAGACCCCCTCGGGGCCCGCCGTATCGTGGTGTTGGTTTCAGGTAACGGCAGCAATCTACAGGCCTTGATTGATGCCCAGTCCCATGACCGTTTAGGCGGCGGAGAGATTGTCGCGGTCATTTCCAACGTCGCTGATGCCTACGGATTGAAGCGTGCCCACGAAGCGGGCATTGAAGCAGTCGCCCTGCCCCATCGCGAGTACGATAGCCGTGAAGCTTATGATGGCGCGTTGATCAAAGTCATTGAACGTCATGAACCGGATCTTATCGTTCTGGCAGGCTTCATGCGTATTTTGACGCCTCGCTTTGTTCAGCGTTTCTTAGGTCGCATGCTGAATATTCACCCTTCGCTGCTCCCCGAGTACCAAGGGCTTAATACTCACGCCCGTGCCCTGGCAGCCGGGGTTACCAGCCATGGATGCAGCGTGCACTTTGTCACCGAAGAGCTGGATGGTGGGCCCGTCGTGCTGCAAGCTGAGCTCCAGGTCAGCTCTGACGACACGGTGGAAACACTGCAGGAAAAAGTGCGTTCCCGTGAGCATTTACTCTACCCGATTGCAGTGCAGTGGTTTTTGGAAGGCCGACTGCAGTTCAGCGCCGAAGGCGCCAAAATGGACGGTCATCTGTTACCCGAGCATGGAATGCGGCTTTCTCACGCCGACGCTGCTGAAGAGCTAGATGAGGAGCTGGATGACGAACAGCAGGACTAA
- the dcd gene encoding dCTP deaminase, producing the protein MSIKSDNWIRRMAKSDAMIEPFEAEQVRYVNDQRVISYGTSSYGYDVRCSDEFKVFTNIHSAIVDPKAFDAKSFVDIKGDVCVIPPNSFALARTVEYFRIPRNVLTICLGKSTYARCGIIVNVTPLEPEWEGHVTLEFSNTTNLPAKIYAHEGVAQMLFLESDEVCETSYKDRGGKYMGQRGVTLPRT; encoded by the coding sequence ATGAGTATCAAATCTGATAATTGGATTCGCCGCATGGCCAAAAGCGATGCGATGATTGAGCCGTTTGAAGCCGAGCAAGTGCGTTATGTGAACGACCAACGCGTGATTTCTTACGGCACGTCAAGCTATGGCTATGACGTACGCTGCTCAGATGAATTTAAAGTCTTCACTAATATTCACTCAGCGATTGTTGATCCTAAAGCGTTTGATGCGAAAAGCTTCGTCGATATTAAAGGCGATGTTTGCGTTATACCGCCCAACTCTTTTGCACTGGCGCGTACGGTCGAGTACTTCCGGATTCCACGTAATGTGCTGACTATTTGCTTGGGAAAATCCACCTATGCGCGCTGTGGCATTATTGTCAATGTGACCCCGCTGGAGCCCGAGTGGGAAGGCCACGTGACACTAGAGTTTTCTAACACCACCAATCTGCCAGCGAAAATCTATGCCCATGAGGGTGTTGCGCAGATGTTGTTCTTAGAGTCCGATGAGGTGTGCGAAACCTCGTATAAAGACCGCGGAGGAAAGTACATGGGCCAGCGCGGCGTTACTCTGCCGCGCACCTAG
- the apbC gene encoding iron-sulfur cluster carrier protein ApbC: MDGVKHIIAVASGKGGVGKSTVTVNLALALSAQGYRVGVLDADIYGPSQAQMLGVKEGVRPQAAANDKFLPLEAHGLQAMSMAFMVNTREPMVWRGPMVVGAFQQMLTQTQWDNLDFLLIDMPPGTGDIQLTLAQKVPVAGAVIVTTPQDIALLDARKGIEMFRKVNVPVLGVVENMSLYHCENCGHEAAIFGTGGGDYIAQEYDTQVLGRLPLTLSIRELTDSGRPSVISEPEGTVSQTFATIAQKVAEAVNANQGDGPTISFSE, from the coding sequence ATGGATGGGGTTAAACATATTATTGCAGTGGCATCGGGTAAAGGTGGCGTGGGTAAATCCACGGTCACCGTTAACTTGGCGTTAGCCTTGTCTGCGCAAGGATATCGTGTGGGTGTTCTTGATGCAGATATTTACGGCCCCAGTCAGGCTCAGATGCTGGGTGTTAAAGAGGGTGTACGCCCTCAAGCGGCTGCCAACGATAAATTTCTGCCGCTGGAAGCGCATGGCCTTCAAGCCATGTCGATGGCGTTTATGGTTAACACTCGCGAGCCAATGGTGTGGCGTGGTCCTATGGTGGTGGGGGCGTTTCAACAGATGCTGACGCAAACCCAATGGGACAATCTCGACTTTCTGTTGATCGACATGCCGCCGGGCACTGGCGATATCCAACTGACGCTGGCGCAGAAAGTGCCGGTGGCAGGCGCTGTGATCGTCACAACGCCGCAGGATATTGCGCTTTTAGATGCCCGCAAGGGGATCGAGATGTTCCGCAAGGTTAACGTGCCGGTACTGGGCGTAGTGGAAAATATGAGCCTTTACCACTGTGAAAACTGTGGCCATGAAGCGGCTATTTTTGGTACTGGTGGCGGAGATTACATCGCTCAAGAATACGATACCCAAGTGCTTGGACGGCTACCACTCACGCTCTCCATCCGTGAACTGACGGATTCAGGGCGCCCGAGTGTCATATCTGAACCTGAGGGGACGGTGAGCCAGACCTTTGCTACTATCGCCCAAAAAGTAGCCGAAGCGGTTAATGCCAATCAAGGCGATGGACCCACTATTTCCTTTAGCGAGTGA